The region CCAGCAGCACGGCCATGAGCGCCAGGATCACGTTGATGAACTTGCCCAGCAGGGCCCGCGCGTTGGCATTCTCCACACCTTCTAGCTGTaccacctgctgctgctgctgttgcagCTCCAGCTTGGTGACCCGGGTCAGGCAGGACTCCACAGCCTCCTGCAGGGGTGGGCAAGCAGGAGCTCAGGGTGGGCCGGCCCCCCCAGGCCGTCCCTACCTGCCCCCCAGAGAAGGTGACAGCGCACAGGGGGCCCCTGGCAAAGATCAGGCAGGGGACAGGCGGATCAGCTGTGGCTGGGGCCAGTCCTCTAATTACAACTATTTGGGGGATGGCAGGAAATCAGAGTGGCGAGGGGTGTGTGTGGTATGCACAAGGAGATGAGGCACAACTGGCCCAATCCCGGGAGCTTCCTTTCTGGGTAGTCTAGGCCCTGGAAATCCCAACGATTCACTGGCAAGGCTGCTGTCAAAGAGCTGGGGGCATGGGTGGCCCTGGCCAGGCGGCTTGCACAAAGCCAGCCTGGGCCTACCTTGCTCCACTCTCCACCCTGCCCCGCGCATCCTCTCCATCCGCAGCCCATCCACCCAGCCTGTGTCCATCAGCCCCACTGTGTAAAGCCCTTGGTCTCCTGGCTGCAGCCAGCTCTCTCAGCATGGCTGGACCAACCCCTCAGGGTTGGTCTCTGGTCATACCTGGATGTCCCGTGCTCTCTCGTAGGACTGATAGGCCACCTTCTCCTCCATGCTGGCCAGCTCCTGCTTCAGGTTGGTCATCTCATTCTGGTGAAGCTCGGTCAGGTCATTGAGCTGCTCCTCTAGCCTCTCATACCTGGCAGGGGGCAAGGAGTAGCACCAGTCTTGGCCCCCtcacctcccttctctccccagaaTCAACTTCATTTCTCAACCCGCCCAACACACGTGTTCTGCCCCATGCCAGTTTTAACAGCAAGGACAACAAAAGTTACTATATACACAGCCCTGCCTCTGTGCTGGCACTGTGCCAAGACTCCACCCACATTATCTCAGAGATCTTTACCACCCTCAACTCCACGAGGTAAATCCTAGTGTCATCCCAGAGAAGACTGAGACAGCGAGAGGTTAAGGAAcctgcctaagatcacacagctcatGAATGGAGGAGTCAGGGATTCAGGGACTTCAATGTGAGCCTCTGAGCCCTGGACTGAGATGCTCTCCTGGGCACCAGGGATATGGTGATACAGAGACACGATTCCTATTCTGCAAGCACAACATCTCTTACACGGGGTAGTTAGTTTACAGGCAGGGTGTCCCCTTAAGTTCCCAAACCTTCTTCATgtatataaggaagaaaaaggaaaagtgctAATTAGGGAAAAGATCGCCAAGAATCCCAGAGAGCAAATGCCAAATCCCACGTGAGAGGCATCTAGCAAAAGGgcggagggggcagaggggaaggagggaccaGAGACTCCAGCTTCAGTCAAATGTGTGAACTGACTGTGCCAGCAGTTTATATACTTTGATGTTACAGATTTGGACTCATTTAGCCTTCATTAACCCTAGGAGGAAGGATTCATGTTATTTCCACTGTATAGACAAGGAGACTAAGTGTGGGGAGCATTAACTACTTTGCTCAACATAAATAGTAGAGCtaggagtgggtgggtgggtggtggggagacaCAACTGGtgtggcttagccagttaagtACCTGCATtcggtcaggtcatgatcccagggttctgggtttGAGCCCAggacctctctctgcctctgcccctccccctgctcatgtgcgcgctctctctctctctctctctctcctctctctcaaataaataaacaaaatcttaaaggaaaaaaatagagtcagggtttgaacccaggtacttggctccagagtctgtgctctttaGTCCTTCCAGATGAGAGGCCACATAGCTggttcctgcctcagtttcccctgctgTACACGGACCCCATAACCATCAAGGAGGGATGCTGGAAGCTCCTGAGACAGGCCGCACCTTCTCTGCATAAGCAGGTCCCACAACCCTATCTTCCAGTTGCTCCTACCAGCCTAGAGGCAGGCGTCCTGGGGCCTCCCCTGGCTCTGTCCAGCAGCCTCAGGCCCTTCTGCGTGCACGTCCCTGTGCTTCCGCAGCCCAGAGTCTGACCAGGGTGCTGTGGCCTCAGGCCGGGCTGGCGGGGCAGCAGCGTGGCTGGGGGTGGGCCTACCTGTAGCGTTCCTCCTGCAGACACTGGGTCATGTAGGTGTAATCCCGCTGCAGCTGAGCCTTCAGGTCCTCCATGGAGTCCTCTAGGTGGGACTGCCCCTCCTTGATCTCGCGCAGCTCCTCTAGCAGAGCGTCCAGGTTTCCGGGGGCCCCGTACAGTGCGCTGGACTTGGGGCTTCCGAGCGCCCCAGCTGGTCCAGCGCCGGAGTTGCTGCCTGCCCCGGCCGAGCTGGCGCTGGCACTGGAGCACTCGTCGTCGCTGCCGTACTTGGGGCTAGACACGAGGGTGGCGCTGCCACTCAGTGCCCGTGCCGCCTCCTCAGGGGGCCCGTCTTCCAGAGGGTCCTTCAAGTGGGCGATGTTGTCGGCGCTTCCAAACTTGTTGCGGATGAGGCTGGCAAACTCCCGGGGCTTGGACACCACGGCAGTGTGGGTGGCCTGCGAGAGGCCCGAGAGGCTGCCCTTGACACCCTCCACCACGCCACCCCCAAAGCCACTGATGCCCGCACGCACGTTGGCACCCACGTCCTTCAGCCCCTGCTGCATGTCCCGCAGCACGTCCTTGGGCTGCCGCGAGGGCCCATTCTGCTCAATCTCCTTCAGCCGCCGGCGGTAGTGCTCCAGCTTCTTATGAAGCTGCGCAATGGTCTGGGCTGACTTCTGGTTCTTCTTCTCGAACACTTGCTTGATGCGTGACACCTGCTGCTTGTCCGCATTGTTGGCCAGCTTCAGGTACTCGGCCACGTTGTCGTCCCTCGCCTCCTGCTCGATCTTGATCTGCTCGGTGATCTTCAGGATCTTCTGGTGCAGGTGGTCAATGGCAGCCTTGGTCCGCTGGGGGTCTGGGGCCCCATCTGGCACATCCAGGCTGATGGGACCATCAGTGTCACCATGGCTAGGGCCTCCGGGGAGGCTCAGGGCTCCGAGGTCTCCCTTGTCGACCTGGGGAAGAAGGTAGGCATGGTTCAATCATGAAACCACGGGAGGGAACACAGCAGGATTCTCTCATGTGTCCGTGGACACCCCTGGACTTGGTTTCTCTGCCTGGAAGACAGTGCAGGATGAATAGGAAGTTTCAAGGCAAGAGTCCAAGGCAAGGCAACAACCACCACCATAGGATTCCTTTTACgagtacctttttttaaaaagcaagattttatttctaagtaatctctacatccaacgcagggctcgaacccacagttctgagatc is a window of Vulpes lagopus strain Blue_001 chromosome 11, ASM1834538v1, whole genome shotgun sequence DNA encoding:
- the TMCC2 gene encoding transmembrane and coiled-coil domains protein 2 isoform X4 — encoded protein: MKSREERTAVDKGDLGALSLPGGPSHGDTDGPISLDVPDGAPDPQRTKAAIDHLHQKILKITEQIKIEQEARDDNVAEYLKLANNADKQQVSRIKQVFEKKNQKSAQTIAQLHKKLEHYRRRLKEIEQNGPSRQPKDVLRDMQQGLKDVGANVRAGISGFGGGVVEGVKGSLSGLSQATHTAVVSKPREFASLIRNKFGSADNIAHLKDPLEDGPPEEAARALSGSATLVSSPKYGSDDECSSASASSAGAGSNSGAGPAGALGSPKSSALYGAPGNLDALLEELREIKEGQSHLEDSMEDLKAQLQRDYTYMTQCLQEERYRYERLEEQLNDLTELHQNEMTNLKQELASMEEKVAYQSYERARDIQEAVESCLTRVTKLELQQQQQQVVQLEGVENANARALLGKFINVILALMAVLLVFVSTIANFITPLMKTRLRITSTALLVLVLFLLWKHWDSLTYLLEHVLLPS
- the TMCC2 gene encoding transmembrane and coiled-coil domains protein 2 isoform X2, translating into MFGHGLKHLFHSRRRSREREHQTSQDSQQQQQQQQQGMSDHDSPDEKERSPEMHRVSYAVSLHDLPARPTAFNRVLQQIRSRPSIKRGASLHSSSGGGGGGSRRSKSSSLEPQRGSPHLLRKAPQDSSLAAILHQHQCRPRSSSTTDTALLLADGGNVYLLAEEAEGSGDKVDKGDLGALSLPGGPSHGDTDGPISLDVPDGAPDPQRTKAAIDHLHQKILKITEQIKIEQEARDDNVAEYLKLANNADKQQVSRIKQVFEKKNQKSAQTIAQLHKKLEHYRRRLKEIEQNGPSRQPKDVLRDMQQGLKDVGANVRAGISGFGGGVVEGVKGSLSGLSQATHTAVVSKPREFASLIRNKFGSADNIAHLKDPLEDGPPEEAARALSGSATLVSSPKYGSDDECSSASASSAGAGSNSGAGPAGALGSPKSSALYGAPGNLDALLEELREIKEGQSHLEDSMEDLKAQLQRDYTYMTQCLQEERYRYERLEEQLNDLTELHQNEMTNLKQELASMEEKVAYQSYERARDIQEAVESCLTRVTKLELQQQQQQVVQLEGVENANARALLGKFINVILALMAVLLVFVSTIANFITPLMKTRLRITSTALLVLVLFLLWKHWDSLTYLLEHVLLPS
- the TMCC2 gene encoding transmembrane and coiled-coil domains protein 2 isoform X1, translated to MKRCKSDELQQQQGEEDGAGLDDAAGHLPGADLRPGEATGANPAGGPTSDTGAAAAPNPGPRSKPPDLKKIQQLSEGSMFGHGLKHLFHSRRRSREREHQTSQDSQQQQQQQQQGMSDHDSPDEKERSPEMHRVSYAVSLHDLPARPTAFNRVLQQIRSRPSIKRGASLHSSSGGGGGGSRRSKSSSLEPQRGSPHLLRKAPQDSSLAAILHQHQCRPRSSSTTDTALLLADGGNVYLLAEEAEGSGDKVDKGDLGALSLPGGPSHGDTDGPISLDVPDGAPDPQRTKAAIDHLHQKILKITEQIKIEQEARDDNVAEYLKLANNADKQQVSRIKQVFEKKNQKSAQTIAQLHKKLEHYRRRLKEIEQNGPSRQPKDVLRDMQQGLKDVGANVRAGISGFGGGVVEGVKGSLSGLSQATHTAVVSKPREFASLIRNKFGSADNIAHLKDPLEDGPPEEAARALSGSATLVSSPKYGSDDECSSASASSAGAGSNSGAGPAGALGSPKSSALYGAPGNLDALLEELREIKEGQSHLEDSMEDLKAQLQRDYTYMTQCLQEERYRYERLEEQLNDLTELHQNEMTNLKQELASMEEKVAYQSYERARDIQEAVESCLTRVTKLELQQQQQQVVQLEGVENANARALLGKFINVILALMAVLLVFVSTIANFITPLMKTRLRITSTALLVLVLFLLWKHWDSLTYLLEHVLLPS
- the TMCC2 gene encoding transmembrane and coiled-coil domains protein 2 isoform X3, which codes for MKRKRLPTTGDSWKVDKGDLGALSLPGGPSHGDTDGPISLDVPDGAPDPQRTKAAIDHLHQKILKITEQIKIEQEARDDNVAEYLKLANNADKQQVSRIKQVFEKKNQKSAQTIAQLHKKLEHYRRRLKEIEQNGPSRQPKDVLRDMQQGLKDVGANVRAGISGFGGGVVEGVKGSLSGLSQATHTAVVSKPREFASLIRNKFGSADNIAHLKDPLEDGPPEEAARALSGSATLVSSPKYGSDDECSSASASSAGAGSNSGAGPAGALGSPKSSALYGAPGNLDALLEELREIKEGQSHLEDSMEDLKAQLQRDYTYMTQCLQEERYRYERLEEQLNDLTELHQNEMTNLKQELASMEEKVAYQSYERARDIQEAVESCLTRVTKLELQQQQQQVVQLEGVENANARALLGKFINVILALMAVLLVFVSTIANFITPLMKTRLRITSTALLVLVLFLLWKHWDSLTYLLEHVLLPS